Proteins found in one Synechococcus sp. LA31 genomic segment:
- a CDS encoding DnaB-like helicase C-terminal domain-containing protein has protein sequence MTTTPNANSSAGTNDPGNEELKTTMPGAFDPSLIQRLIDEGVFIETAAGLMAAEVPDVPADHSLAEHEKNLLAAVLVGTDDQRERWGLFRRAIGLRFDEVVPGSIWTQPGLRALALEIDELFRGRRDIDVLNAYAIREDVRQRALEGRFRGSLLQMEEALSEVIAWGDDGLIHPELDFKIACRLFQSAKARALFYSGVRKLLAREEIDCSIDGELERCRELLNAATSITAGRYRQSFQVCTASDAGRECLALASLPADQRPKPISTGIPSLDIDMRGGVIPGTGDSTWVLAAKSGVGKTTVGIAAAMGLAYNGASVLVLSCELSRRAIGARLFANYCRKASGVFSSRYSANELEGRGEVIEGRDLERLQELEAQFSAGIAPNGERMGKVLYQSQFAATVEELAALVEDCKSANPSLSAVFLDHFHAMGPTPGFGSNTTAELAARATTIKAIAGRCELDVFVIAQLNRGAYGNPTGPDVSHLAGTSELERYASAVWLIDRPKLDEFTPAQPGLLDVHHGKYRHGQMAAGSDLSKTTIRLDRSHCYLEGDEARKLFTGSDLYPGVECL, from the coding sequence ATGACCACCACCCCCAATGCCAACTCCTCTGCCGGCACCAACGACCCCGGCAACGAGGAGCTCAAAACCACGATGCCCGGCGCCTTCGACCCATCGCTGATTCAACGGCTGATCGATGAAGGCGTCTTCATTGAGACCGCCGCCGGGTTGATGGCAGCTGAGGTCCCGGACGTGCCTGCTGATCACTCCCTGGCGGAGCACGAAAAGAATCTCCTGGCCGCTGTCCTGGTTGGAACGGACGATCAGCGCGAGCGCTGGGGCCTCTTCCGCCGTGCCATTGGGCTGCGGTTTGACGAGGTGGTGCCGGGCTCGATCTGGACCCAGCCGGGCCTGCGCGCTCTTGCGCTGGAAATCGACGAACTCTTTCGCGGCCGCCGCGACATCGATGTGCTGAACGCCTATGCGATCCGAGAAGACGTGCGCCAGCGCGCCCTGGAGGGTCGTTTCCGGGGCTCGCTCCTGCAGATGGAAGAAGCCCTCTCGGAGGTGATCGCCTGGGGGGATGACGGCCTGATCCACCCGGAACTGGACTTCAAGATCGCCTGCCGGCTGTTCCAGAGCGCCAAGGCCCGGGCCCTGTTCTATTCAGGCGTGCGCAAGCTCCTGGCCCGTGAGGAGATCGATTGCAGCATCGACGGCGAACTCGAGCGCTGCCGCGAGTTGTTGAACGCGGCCACCTCAATCACCGCTGGCCGTTACCGCCAGAGCTTTCAGGTGTGCACAGCGAGCGATGCCGGCCGCGAATGCCTCGCGCTGGCGTCTCTGCCCGCTGACCAACGCCCCAAACCGATCTCCACGGGTATCCCCTCGCTGGATATCGACATGCGCGGTGGCGTGATCCCGGGGACGGGCGACAGCACCTGGGTGTTGGCTGCAAAGTCCGGCGTGGGCAAGACCACCGTGGGCATCGCCGCAGCGATGGGGCTGGCCTACAACGGCGCCTCAGTGCTGGTGCTCTCCTGCGAATTGAGCCGCCGCGCGATCGGTGCTCGCCTGTTTGCCAATTACTGCCGTAAGGCCAGCGGGGTCTTCTCCTCCCGCTATTCGGCCAACGAACTGGAGGGCCGCGGTGAGGTCATTGAGGGCCGTGATCTGGAGCGGCTCCAGGAACTGGAGGCACAGTTCTCCGCCGGCATCGCCCCCAATGGCGAGCGCATGGGCAAGGTGCTGTACCAGAGCCAATTCGCAGCCACGGTGGAGGAACTCGCCGCGCTGGTGGAGGACTGCAAAAGCGCCAACCCGAGCCTTTCGGCTGTGTTCCTGGATCACTTCCACGCCATGGGCCCCACCCCAGGCTTTGGGAGCAACACCACGGCTGAATTGGCGGCCCGGGCCACCACGATCAAGGCGATTGCTGGACGCTGTGAGCTGGATGTCTTTGTGATTGCTCAGCTGAACCGCGGCGCCTACGGCAATCCCACCGGCCCCGATGTCTCCCACCTGGCGGGCACATCAGAACTGGAGCGCTACGCATCGGCGGTGTGGCTGATCGATCGTCCCAAGCTCGATGAATTCACTCCCGCTCAGCCGGGCCTGCTTGATGTGCACCACGGCAAATACCGCCACGGTCAGATGGCCGCCG